In a single window of the Anaerocolumna cellulosilytica genome:
- a CDS encoding O-methyltransferase, giving the protein MIVDERITAYINSLEREMPKYLEVLEKAALFEGVPIIRKETQTFLRFLLTCHKPKRILEVGAAVGFSAIFMSEYMPSDCTITTIEKVEMRLQKARKNIKEASKSAKITLLEGDALVLLKELAGKEEKAYDFIFMDAAKAQYMNFLPEIMRLLCPGGLLITDNVLQDGTVAQSRFGVTRRDRTIHTRMREYLYTLTHMEELETAVVPVGDGVTVSTKKA; this is encoded by the coding sequence ATGATAGTAGATGAGAGAATAACTGCATATATCAATTCCTTGGAGCGGGAAATGCCAAAGTATTTAGAGGTTTTGGAAAAAGCAGCCTTGTTTGAAGGAGTTCCAATTATACGAAAGGAAACCCAGACTTTTTTGAGGTTTCTTTTGACTTGTCATAAACCCAAGAGAATTCTGGAGGTAGGAGCGGCAGTCGGATTTTCGGCTATATTTATGAGTGAATATATGCCTTCTGACTGTACTATTACTACTATAGAAAAAGTTGAGATGCGTCTTCAAAAAGCCAGAAAAAATATAAAAGAAGCGTCAAAGAGTGCTAAGATTACATTGCTTGAGGGAGATGCGTTAGTACTTTTAAAGGAGTTAGCAGGTAAGGAAGAAAAGGCATATGATTTTATATTTATGGATGCTGCCAAAGCACAATATATGAATTTTCTTCCAGAGATTATGAGGCTATTATGCCCTGGCGGACTTCTGATAACCGATAATGTATTACAGGATGGTACGGTAGCCCAGTCCAGATTTGGTGTAACCAGAAGAGATAGAACGATTCACACACGTATGAGAGAGTATCTTTATACCTTGACGCATATGGAAGAGTTAGAAACAGCGGTTGTTCCTGTAGGTGACGGTGTAACCGTCAGTACTAAAAAGGCTTAA
- the speD gene encoding adenosylmethionine decarboxylase → MEKKLTLYGFNNLTKTLSFNIYDVCYAKSEREQKDYIAYIDEQYNSERLTNILCDVTQMIGAHVLNISKQDYDPQGASVNILIAEGDLSSEHIDESCNQGKYMEQQRDTVHAHLDKSHVTVHTFPEYHPDNSISTFRVDIDVSTCGEISPLNALDYLIGSFDSDIITIDYRVRGFTRDVEGKKYYIDHDITSIQDYIDDVTLTKYDAIDVNVYQSNIFHTKMLIKEIALQNYLFNLDVYELPPKQRLEITSNLRKEMIEIFSGMNIY, encoded by the coding sequence TTGGAGAAAAAGCTGACTTTGTATGGCTTTAACAACCTCACAAAAACACTTAGCTTCAACATCTATGATGTTTGCTATGCAAAAAGTGAGAGAGAACAAAAGGATTATATTGCCTATATTGATGAGCAGTATAATTCCGAAAGGTTAACTAATATTTTATGCGATGTGACGCAAATGATTGGAGCTCATGTACTGAATATTTCCAAGCAGGATTACGATCCGCAGGGAGCCTCCGTCAACATTTTGATTGCGGAAGGAGATTTATCCTCAGAACATATTGATGAATCCTGCAATCAAGGGAAATATATGGAGCAACAGAGGGATACAGTACATGCTCATTTAGACAAAAGTCACGTTACTGTGCATACTTTTCCAGAGTATCATCCTGATAACTCTATTTCCACTTTTCGTGTAGATATTGATGTATCTACTTGTGGCGAAATATCACCACTGAATGCGCTGGATTATCTAATCGGTAGTTTTGACTCTGATATTATAACAATAGATTACAGGGTCAGAGGTTTTACCAGAGATGTTGAGGGCAAAAAATATTATATAGATCACGATATAACGTCTATTCAGGACTATATTGATGATGTTACATTGACAAAATATGATGCAATTGATGTGAATGTGTATCAATCTAATATATTTCACACCAAGATGCTGATAAAAGAAATAGCGCTGCAGAATTATCTCTTTAATCTGGACGTATATGAGCTGCCTCCCAAGCAACGTTTGGAGATAACCAGTAACCTGCGCAAAGAAATGATAGAGATTTTCAGTGGCATGAATATATATTAG
- a CDS encoding helix-turn-helix domain-containing protein, with product MIVVKAASYECYHENGINIYRPKGTKDYLFLYFRSDAEIILHKTYEIIKANTFFLYPKGAPQCYRKTNGSFNNDWIHFTIDSGKSFFQELKIPFCTPLILPDSSIINMSMYDIRNEFFQSGTHQTQILDAKMRTLFYKFSDCYYDKPSETNSLNANYQKLLLLRSQISTYKYLQSSIPEIAAKLNMSSSHLAHLYKKFFLITLEQDIINSRIHYAKTLLLNPIYTITDICYQCGYGNIEHFSRQFKKLTGHSPSHYRKEFFNA from the coding sequence ATGATTGTTGTAAAAGCAGCCTCCTACGAGTGCTATCACGAAAACGGCATAAATATATACCGCCCCAAAGGCACAAAGGATTATTTGTTTCTATACTTTCGATCTGATGCTGAAATTATACTTCATAAGACTTATGAAATAATTAAAGCGAATACCTTTTTTCTATATCCTAAAGGTGCACCGCAGTGCTACCGTAAAACAAATGGTTCTTTTAACAATGACTGGATTCACTTTACCATAGATTCAGGTAAAAGTTTTTTTCAGGAACTAAAAATTCCGTTCTGCACCCCTTTAATATTACCTGACTCCTCCATAATAAATATGTCTATGTACGATATACGTAACGAATTTTTTCAATCAGGAACACATCAGACACAAATCCTTGATGCAAAGATGCGGACTTTATTCTACAAATTCAGTGATTGTTATTATGACAAACCCAGCGAAACGAATTCCTTAAATGCAAATTATCAAAAGCTTTTATTATTACGCTCTCAAATAAGCACCTATAAGTATTTACAATCCAGTATTCCGGAAATTGCAGCCAAACTTAATATGAGTAGTTCCCATCTAGCTCATTTATATAAAAAATTTTTTCTTATAACTTTAGAACAAGATATCATTAACAGCAGAATTCACTATGCCAAAACCTTACTCCTTAATCCCATTTACACAATTACAGATATATGCTATCAATGCGGTTATGGAAACATCGAGCATTTCTCAAGACAATTTAAGAAACTAACCGGACATTCCCCCAGCCATTACCGGAAAGAGTTTTTTAATGCATAA
- a CDS encoding endolytic transglycosylase MltG, whose amino-acid sequence MTSKPTTTQLVFKISSFILRTLLNVLFYAVIVIVTIRACKITYDFSYQVFGQVAASEEPGRDVEIQIKKGESTMNIASKLELNKVIVNKYSFYLKAKLKSHNLMPGNYILNTSMTYDEIFEIITVPSDDEESTEESKEITDRYIKLT is encoded by the coding sequence ATGACTTCCAAGCCTACTACTACGCAATTGGTTTTTAAGATTTCCAGTTTCATATTACGGACGTTGTTAAATGTATTATTTTATGCAGTAATCGTTATTGTCACCATTAGAGCCTGTAAAATAACGTATGATTTCAGTTATCAGGTATTTGGACAAGTGGCAGCGTCAGAAGAGCCGGGCAGGGACGTAGAGATTCAAATTAAAAAAGGAGAATCTACTATGAATATTGCCAGCAAGCTGGAATTAAACAAGGTTATTGTAAACAAATATTCCTTTTACTTAAAAGCAAAGCTGAAGAGTCATAATTTAATGCCGGGAAATTACATCTTAAATACTTCTATGACTTATGATGAAATATTTGAAATTATTACAGTTCCGTCTGATGATGAAGAAAGTACAGAAGAGTCGAAAGAAATAACTGACAGGTATATCAAGTTGACATAA
- the nspC gene encoding carboxynorspermidine decarboxylase, with translation MEDSIKFDVKSLPTPAYIIEETLLIKNLETLKYVSERTGCKILLAQKAFSMFSVYPLLEKYLQGTTASSLYEARLGKEEMKGEVHIFSPAYREDEMKEIVSYCDHIVFNSFSQWKKYKAIVKANSKKIECGIRINPEYSEIETDMYNPCFTGSRMGVTLSQFEPEELSGIDGLHFHTMCEQNADVLERTLKVVDEKFGTYLKSMKWINFGGGHHITRPDYDIETLIRCILFIKEKYQIDVYLEPGEAVALNTGFLVARVLDTLNNGLELAILDTSAACHMPDVLEMPYRPQILGAGMPGELPYTYRLGGPTCLAGDVIGDYSFKEPLEPGDYLVFCDMGHYTMVKNNTFNGVGLPAIAIHSQEKGTKVIKQFGYDDFKMRLS, from the coding sequence ATGGAAGATAGTATCAAATTTGACGTTAAAAGCCTTCCTACACCGGCTTATATTATTGAAGAAACACTTCTTATAAAGAATTTGGAGACATTAAAATATGTATCAGAGAGAACTGGGTGTAAAATCCTGTTAGCTCAAAAAGCTTTTTCTATGTTTTCCGTATATCCTTTACTGGAAAAATATTTACAGGGGACAACGGCAAGTTCCCTGTATGAAGCAAGATTGGGTAAAGAGGAGATGAAAGGAGAAGTTCATATATTTTCACCTGCTTACAGAGAAGATGAAATGAAGGAAATCGTTTCCTACTGTGATCATATTGTCTTCAATTCCTTTTCTCAATGGAAAAAGTACAAAGCAATAGTAAAGGCAAATAGTAAAAAGATTGAATGTGGAATACGTATAAACCCTGAATACTCAGAAATTGAAACGGATATGTATAATCCATGTTTTACTGGTTCCAGAATGGGAGTTACCTTATCTCAGTTTGAACCGGAAGAACTTTCAGGGATTGACGGACTTCATTTTCATACGATGTGTGAACAGAACGCCGATGTTTTGGAACGTACATTAAAGGTAGTGGATGAGAAATTCGGAACTTATCTAAAAAGTATGAAATGGATTAACTTTGGTGGTGGACATCATATTACAAGACCGGATTATGACATTGAAACCTTAATACGTTGTATCCTTTTTATAAAAGAAAAATATCAGATTGATGTGTATTTAGAGCCGGGAGAGGCAGTTGCCTTAAACACAGGGTTTTTAGTAGCCAGAGTACTTGATACTCTAAATAATGGTTTAGAGCTTGCTATATTAGATACCTCAGCAGCATGCCATATGCCGGACGTTTTAGAGATGCCTTACAGGCCTCAGATACTTGGAGCTGGTATGCCGGGAGAATTACCTTATACGTATCGCCTTGGAGGTCCTACCTGTCTTGCAGGGGATGTTATTGGAGATTATTCCTTTAAAGAACCTTTAGAACCAGGAGATTATCTTGTGTTCTGTGACATGGGACATTATACCATGGTTAAGAATAATACGTTTAACGGTGTAGGCCTACCGGCAATAGCTATTCATAGTCAAGAAAAAGGTACCAAGGTAATAAAGCAGTTTGGCTATGATGATTTCAAGATGCGTTTATCATAA
- a CDS encoding peptidase U32 family protein gives MREYKKPELLIPASNLEVLKVAVLYGADAVYIGGEMYGLRAKAKNFSLQDMKDGIEFAHSYGKKVYVTANITAHNEDLSGVSGYFKELKEIKPDAIIVSDPGVFEIAKEVIPDIEIHISTQANNVNYGTYRFWHRMGASRVVSARELSLEEIKGIRQNIPDDLEIETFVHGAMCMAHSGRCLLSNYFTGRDANRGACTHPCRWKYHLVEETRPGEYLPVEENERGTYIFNSKDLCMIEYIPEIINAGIDSLKVEGRMKTALYVASVARTYRKAIDDFFESPVTYEKNIPYYKEEISKCTYRQFTTGFFFGKPNEDAQIYDNNTYIKEYTYLGIIQGISEAGLFELEQRNKFSVGEELEVMKTDGRNMKVIVKRITDEEGNEMDNCPHPKQRIFIDLGEELELYDILRRKED, from the coding sequence ATGAGAGAATATAAAAAACCGGAGCTGTTAATTCCGGCAAGTAATTTAGAAGTTTTAAAGGTAGCTGTATTATATGGTGCAGATGCGGTGTATATTGGCGGCGAAATGTATGGTTTAAGAGCGAAGGCAAAAAATTTCAGTTTGCAGGATATGAAAGACGGAATAGAATTTGCCCATTCTTATGGCAAAAAGGTCTATGTAACAGCGAATATAACAGCACATAATGAAGATTTATCTGGGGTTTCTGGTTACTTTAAAGAGTTAAAGGAGATTAAGCCGGATGCGATTATTGTATCAGATCCTGGAGTGTTTGAGATAGCAAAGGAAGTAATTCCAGACATAGAAATCCATATAAGTACCCAGGCTAATAATGTAAATTACGGCACCTACCGTTTCTGGCACAGAATGGGAGCCTCCAGGGTAGTATCCGCAAGGGAATTATCATTAGAAGAAATAAAAGGAATTCGTCAAAATATACCGGATGATTTAGAGATTGAAACCTTCGTGCATGGTGCTATGTGCATGGCTCATTCTGGCAGATGCCTGTTAAGTAATTACTTTACGGGAAGGGATGCTAATAGAGGCGCTTGTACCCATCCCTGCCGTTGGAAGTATCATCTGGTAGAAGAAACACGTCCGGGGGAATATCTGCCTGTAGAAGAAAATGAAAGGGGTACTTATATTTTTAATTCTAAAGACCTCTGTATGATTGAATATATTCCGGAGATTATAAATGCAGGTATTGACAGTCTTAAGGTAGAAGGCAGAATGAAAACGGCTTTATATGTGGCTTCTGTTGCAAGAACCTACCGCAAGGCCATTGATGATTTTTTTGAATCACCGGTTACGTATGAAAAGAATATTCCCTATTATAAAGAGGAAATATCAAAATGTACTTATAGGCAGTTTACCACAGGATTCTTTTTTGGTAAGCCAAATGAAGATGCACAAATCTATGATAATAATACCTATATTAAGGAATACACTTATTTAGGGATTATACAAGGAATATCAGAAGCAGGGCTTTTTGAACTGGAGCAGCGTAATAAATTCTCTGTTGGGGAAGAACTTGAAGTGATGAAAACTGACGGCAGAAATATGAAAGTAATAGTGAAAAGAATAACCGATGAAGAAGGCAATGAAATGGACAATTGTCCGCATCCTAAACAAAGAATTTTTATTGACTTGGGAGAGGAATTAGAACTTTACGATATCCTTCGGAGAAAAGAAGACTAA
- a CDS encoding aminotransferase class I/II-fold pyridoxal phosphate-dependent enzyme translates to MNILLQQKAPIYEALVKHKSNRVVPFDVPGHKGGRGNKELTDFLGENCLKVDVNSMKPLDNLCHPTSVIREAEQIAADAFGAEAALFIVNGTTASVQGMIMSVCKAGDKIIMPRNVHRSAINALVVCGAIPIYVNPGVNRDLGIPLGMSLEDVKQAITEHPEAKAILVNNPTYYGICSDLRGIVDFAHEHNVKVLVDEAHGTHFYFGDNMPVSAMEAGADMAAVSMHKTGGSLTQSSFLLCGEGVNPHHVRQVVNLTQTTSGSYLLLVSLDLARKNLSLHGRELFKKTVEYAEYARDEINKLGDFYAFGSELVDYDAVFDFDPTKLSVHTRKMGLAGIEVYDLLRDEYGIQIEFGDISNFLAIISAGDRALEIERLIASLSEIKRLYGKEDVTGMFDHEYIDPDVVLPPQIAFYSDKKALPIKKTVGEICGEFVMCYPPGIPILAPGERITDEIVNYILYAKDKGCLLTGTEDMAVNNINVVNL, encoded by the coding sequence ATGAATATACTTTTACAACAAAAAGCGCCTATTTATGAAGCGCTGGTAAAACATAAATCAAACAGAGTCGTACCATTTGATGTACCGGGTCATAAAGGCGGCAGAGGTAACAAGGAACTAACAGACTTTTTAGGCGAAAATTGCTTAAAGGTGGATGTCAATTCCATGAAACCTCTGGACAACCTGTGTCATCCGACGTCTGTGATTCGCGAAGCAGAACAGATTGCAGCCGATGCTTTTGGTGCTGAAGCCGCCTTGTTTATTGTGAACGGAACAACTGCTTCTGTGCAAGGGATGATAATGTCTGTCTGCAAAGCGGGAGATAAAATTATTATGCCCAGAAATGTGCATAGAAGTGCAATCAATGCATTAGTAGTATGTGGTGCTATACCCATATATGTAAATCCAGGAGTAAACCGTGACCTTGGAATACCTTTAGGAATGTCTTTAGAGGATGTAAAACAAGCTATAACAGAGCATCCTGAGGCAAAGGCAATTCTTGTGAATAATCCAACCTACTACGGAATATGCTCTGATTTAAGAGGGATTGTAGACTTCGCTCATGAACATAACGTGAAGGTATTGGTAGACGAAGCGCATGGCACCCATTTTTACTTTGGTGACAATATGCCGGTATCCGCAATGGAAGCAGGAGCGGATATGGCTGCTGTAAGTATGCATAAGACAGGAGGTTCTCTTACACAAAGTTCCTTTTTACTTTGCGGTGAGGGAGTAAATCCTCACCATGTACGGCAGGTAGTTAACTTAACGCAGACAACCAGCGGGTCATATCTGTTATTGGTTTCTCTGGATTTGGCGAGAAAAAATTTAAGCCTGCATGGAAGGGAATTATTTAAAAAGACGGTAGAATATGCAGAATATGCAAGGGATGAAATTAATAAGCTGGGTGATTTTTATGCTTTTGGTTCTGAACTGGTTGACTACGACGCAGTTTTTGATTTTGACCCTACAAAACTATCAGTTCATACCAGAAAGATGGGTCTGGCCGGTATTGAGGTTTATGATTTACTAAGGGATGAATATGGTATACAGATTGAGTTCGGTGATATCAGTAATTTTCTGGCAATTATATCAGCAGGTGACAGAGCATTGGAAATTGAACGGCTTATAGCTTCCTTATCAGAAATTAAAAGACTGTACGGCAAAGAGGATGTAACCGGTATGTTCGATCATGAGTATATCGATCCAGATGTAGTTTTACCACCTCAAATAGCTTTCTATAGTGACAAAAAGGCTTTACCTATTAAAAAGACTGTAGGAGAAATCTGCGGAGAATTTGTTATGTGCTATCCTCCGGGAATTCCCATACTGGCACCGGGAGAGCGGATTACAGATGAAATTGTTAATTATATCTTATATGCGAAGGATAAAGGCTGTCTCCTTACAGGAACAGAAGATATGGCAGTCAACAACATTAATGTTGTTAATTTATAG
- a CDS encoding ribonuclease J, which produces MKENITDLKGVKVIPLGGLEQIGMNITAFEYEDSIIVVDCGLSFPEDEMLGIDLVIPDVTYLKENINKVKGFVITHGHEDHIGALPYILRDINVPIYATKLTIGIIENKLKEHNLLKSTKRKVIKYGQSINLGCFRIEFIRSNHSIADAAALAIFTPAGLIVHTGDFKVDYTPVFGNTIDLQRFGELGKKGVLALMCDSTNVERPGYTMSERTVGKTFDNIFAENTRSRIIVATFASNVDRVQQIINSAEKYDRKVVVEGRSMVNIIATASELGYLTIPSNIMIDVEQMKNYPDDKLVLITTGSQGEAMAALPRMAASIHKKVSIKPGDTVIFSSTPIPGNEKPIFKVINELSMKGAKVIFQDTHVSGHACQEEIKLIYALTKPKYSIPVHGEYRHLKKHAELAQSMGVPKENVFVVSSGDVLELSSEKAGVVGKVQAQGILVDGLGVGDVGNIVLRDRQHLSENGLLIVVVTLEKYTNQILSGPDIVSRGFVYVRESENLMDEAKVVVSDALEKCLSRNTTDWGKMKNEIKDSLSDYLWKKTKRNPMILPIIMEVN; this is translated from the coding sequence TTGAAAGAAAATATTACAGATTTAAAGGGAGTAAAAGTTATTCCCTTAGGTGGATTAGAACAAATAGGGATGAATATAACAGCATTTGAGTATGAGGACAGCATTATAGTTGTTGACTGCGGTTTATCCTTTCCGGAAGATGAGATGCTAGGAATTGATTTGGTTATTCCTGATGTAACATATTTAAAAGAAAACATAAATAAAGTAAAAGGCTTTGTTATTACACACGGCCACGAAGACCATATTGGGGCATTACCTTATATTTTAAGGGATATTAATGTACCTATTTATGCGACTAAGCTGACGATAGGAATAATCGAGAATAAATTAAAAGAGCATAATTTGTTAAAATCTACAAAGCGCAAAGTTATTAAATATGGACAATCTATAAATCTTGGCTGTTTTCGAATTGAATTCATCCGCAGCAATCACAGCATTGCTGATGCGGCAGCACTTGCTATTTTCACTCCGGCCGGACTCATTGTTCATACAGGAGATTTTAAAGTGGATTATACGCCCGTATTTGGCAATACCATTGATTTGCAACGCTTTGGTGAATTGGGCAAAAAAGGTGTTTTAGCACTTATGTGTGATAGTACTAATGTGGAAAGACCTGGATACACTATGTCAGAGAGGACCGTTGGAAAGACCTTTGATAATATATTTGCAGAAAATACCCGCAGCAGGATTATCGTTGCAACCTTTGCTTCTAATGTTGACAGAGTTCAGCAGATAATTAATTCTGCTGAGAAATACGATAGAAAAGTAGTAGTAGAGGGAAGAAGCATGGTTAATATTATTGCTACTGCTTCAGAGTTGGGTTACTTAACCATCCCTAGTAACATTATGATTGATGTTGAGCAGATGAAAAATTATCCGGATGATAAGCTTGTGTTAATAACCACCGGCAGTCAGGGAGAAGCAATGGCAGCTCTTCCTAGGATGGCAGCATCCATTCATAAGAAGGTGTCCATTAAGCCTGGTGACACGGTAATCTTTAGCTCAACACCAATTCCGGGTAATGAAAAACCTATATTTAAAGTCATTAATGAGCTTTCCATGAAAGGTGCGAAGGTCATATTCCAGGATACGCATGTATCCGGTCATGCCTGCCAGGAAGAAATTAAACTCATATATGCATTGACCAAACCTAAATATTCTATTCCGGTTCATGGTGAATATAGACACTTGAAGAAACATGCAGAATTGGCACAGTCTATGGGTGTACCTAAAGAAAATGTATTTGTAGTTTCTTCTGGTGATGTACTGGAACTTTCCTCTGAAAAAGCAGGAGTTGTCGGAAAAGTACAGGCACAAGGTATCCTTGTAGATGGCTTAGGTGTTGGTGATGTAGGAAATATTGTTCTTAGAGACAGGCAGCACTTATCTGAAAATGGTCTTTTAATCGTAGTCGTTACGCTGGAAAAGTACACCAATCAGATATTGTCCGGTCCAGATATTGTATCCCGTGGCTTTGTATATGTAAGAGAGTCAGAAAATCTTATGGATGAAGCAAAGGTGGTTGTAAGTGATGCACTGGAAAAATGTCTCAGCAGGAATACAACTGACTGGGGTAAGATGAAAAATGAAATTAAGGATTCTCTAAGTGACTACCTATGGAAGAAGACGAAGAGAAATCCTATGATACTCCCGATTATCATGGAAGTAAATTAA
- the speE gene encoding polyamine aminopropyltransferase, whose product MELWFTENHTDEARFSIKVDKHLFSKQSEFQRIDVFESKEFGKILTLDGFLMVTEKDEFIYHDMITHVPMAVNPNISKVLVIGAGDGGTVRELLRYKTITHIDMVEIDKDVVTVCKEYLPLTACGLTDNKVHLYFEDGLKFVRGKVSEYDLIIVDSTDPFGPGEGLFTKEFYGNCYRALKEDGILVNQHESMYYTSYAESMKRAHQRIQDSFPVAKIYQAHIPTYPSGHWLFGFASKKYDPIQDLDSDKWNKLGLKTKYYNTDLHVGAFAIPNYVKEQLEER is encoded by the coding sequence ATGGAGTTATGGTTTACGGAAAATCACACAGATGAAGCAAGATTTTCTATAAAAGTTGACAAGCATCTTTTCAGTAAGCAGAGCGAATTTCAGAGAATTGATGTTTTTGAATCCAAGGAATTTGGTAAGATATTGACTCTGGATGGTTTTCTCATGGTGACTGAAAAAGACGAATTCATCTATCACGACATGATAACCCATGTTCCTATGGCAGTCAATCCGAATATCAGTAAAGTGCTGGTAATTGGAGCAGGTGATGGAGGTACGGTCAGAGAACTGTTACGTTATAAGACAATCACCCATATTGATATGGTAGAAATTGATAAGGATGTCGTAACGGTTTGTAAAGAATATCTTCCGCTTACAGCATGCGGCTTAACGGACAATAAGGTTCATCTGTACTTTGAAGACGGTTTGAAATTTGTTAGGGGAAAAGTTTCAGAATATGATTTAATTATTGTAGATTCCACGGATCCTTTCGGGCCGGGAGAAGGGCTTTTTACGAAGGAGTTTTATGGCAATTGCTACCGTGCCTTAAAGGAGGATGGTATTTTAGTTAACCAGCATGAAAGTATGTATTATACTTCCTATGCGGAATCCATGAAACGTGCGCATCAAAGAATACAGGACAGCTTTCCGGTTGCGAAGATTTATCAGGCACATATACCAACGTATCCGTCTGGTCATTGGCTTTTTGGTTTTGCTTCCAAAAAATATGATCCGATTCAGGATTTAGACAGTGACAAATGGAATAAGTTGGGTTTAAAGACAAAATACTATAATACAGATTTACATGTTGGGGCTTTCGCAATTCCAAACTATGTGAAAGAGCAGCTAGAAGAACGTTAA
- a CDS encoding saccharopine dehydrogenase family protein, with amino-acid sequence MGKALIIGAGGVASVVVHKCCQNPEVFEEICIASRTVSKCDALKEKLKEGKTKISTASLDADNTEEVIALINQFKPDIVINVALPYQDLTIMDACLATKVDYLDTANYEPLDTAKFEYKWQWAYKEKFEKAGITAVLGCGFDPGVTGVFSAFAMKHYFDEIKQIDILDANAGDHGYPFATNFNPEINIREITANGSYFEKGQFIETEPLEIKRVYNFPEIGNKDIYLLHHEEMESLALNIKGIEKIRFWMTFSEKYITHLRVLENVGMTSIEPIDFEGQKIVPLQFLKAVLPDPASLGPRTKGKTNIGCIYQGTKNGEDKTYYVYNVCDHEECYKEVGSQAISYTTGVPAMIGAMMVLQKKWKKPGVFNVEEFDPDPFMEALNKWGLPWKEEFAPTLVD; translated from the coding sequence ATGGGAAAAGCGTTAATAATCGGTGCTGGAGGAGTAGCCAGCGTAGTTGTTCATAAATGTTGCCAGAACCCGGAGGTTTTTGAAGAAATCTGCATCGCAAGCAGAACTGTATCAAAATGTGATGCTCTTAAGGAAAAATTAAAGGAAGGTAAAACAAAAATCTCTACAGCTTCACTTGATGCGGATAATACAGAAGAGGTTATTGCTTTAATTAATCAGTTCAAACCGGATATTGTAATTAATGTTGCCCTGCCTTACCAAGACTTAACTATTATGGATGCTTGTCTGGCAACTAAGGTGGACTATCTGGATACAGCCAACTATGAGCCGCTAGATACGGCTAAATTCGAATATAAATGGCAATGGGCTTATAAAGAAAAGTTCGAGAAAGCTGGTATCACAGCGGTTCTTGGATGTGGATTTGACCCGGGAGTAACAGGCGTTTTCTCGGCTTTTGCCATGAAACATTATTTTGATGAAATCAAACAAATAGATATTTTAGATGCTAATGCAGGGGATCACGGCTATCCTTTTGCAACAAATTTTAATCCTGAAATTAATATCCGTGAGATAACTGCTAACGGAAGTTATTTTGAAAAGGGGCAATTTATTGAAACCGAACCATTAGAAATCAAAAGAGTTTATAATTTCCCGGAAATCGGTAACAAGGATATTTATTTACTTCATCATGAAGAAATGGAATCTCTTGCATTAAATATAAAAGGAATTGAAAAAATCCGATTCTGGATGACTTTTTCTGAAAAATATATAACACACCTTAGAGTTCTTGAAAATGTAGGTATGACTTCTATTGAACCTATTGATTTTGAAGGACAAAAGATTGTACCGTTACAGTTTTTAAAGGCAGTACTTCCAGACCCTGCATCTTTAGGACCAAGAACGAAAGGTAAAACTAACATTGGATGCATTTATCAGGGTACAAAGAATGGAGAAGATAAAACTTATTACGTATATAATGTATGTGATCATGAGGAATGCTATAAGGAAGTTGGCTCACAGGCCATTTCTTACACTACAGGTGTTCCGGCTATGATTGGTGCCATGATGGTATTGCAGAAGAAATGGAAAAAACCAGGTGTATTTAATGTAGAAGAATTCGATCCCGATCCATTTATGGAAGCATTAAATAAATGGGGACTTCCTTGGAAAGAAGAGTTCGCTCCGACTTTGGTAGATTAG